CGGTCTCCCGCATCCCGCAGCTCATCGCCGGCCTGGAGCGTCTGTCGGCCGAATTCGGCGTGACCATCGTGAACTTCGGCCACGCCGGCAACGGCAATATCCACGTCAACCTGCTCGTCGACCCGGACGATCCGCGCCAGATGAGCCAGGCCCATGCCTGCCTGTCGCGGCTGTTCGACCTGGTGCTGGAACTCGACGGCACCCTCTCGGGCGAACACGGGGTGGGGCTGGAGAAACGCGATTACGTCGGACGCGAGATCGACCCGGTCACACTGGATCTGATGCGACGTGTGAAACGGGAATTCGATCCGCGCGGGATACTCAATCCGGACAAGATGTTTCCGCTGCAGAACGAACGACCGGTGACCCCGTAGACAAGCCCAGTGGAACCGCAGGGATGTCAGCCGTGCCGAACCTGTCCGCCTCTTCCCCCGGTCACTTCACCACCTGCAGCCGCGGCTTGCCCGGCTTGGGCGTGCCGGCAGGCGGCTGCGGAGGGGGAGCATCGCCGCCGCCGTTGTCGTCCTGTCCGAACACCATGCCCTTGCCGTTCTCCTTCGCGTAGATCGCCAGCACGGCAGCTACCGGGATGACGATCTCCTGGCTGCGCCCGCCGAAGCGTGCCTGGAACATGACCCAGTCGTTGTCCTGGTGGTAATCACTCACAGCGCGCGCGCTGATGTTCAGGATGATCTTGCCGTTCTCGATATATTGTTCAGGGACGCGCGTCCCCGGAAAACCGGAGTTCACCAGCAGGTGCGGAGTCATGCCGTTGTCGACAATCCACTGATGGATGGCGCGCAGGATATAGGGCCGGCTGGAGGTCATGGCGGTCATGGTGGAGGCCAGGGCGACGGAACCGCGCTATTTGACGAATTCCTGCTCGACCTCGGTCAGGCTCGCCATGAAAGAATCGCGCTTGAAGATGCGCTCCGCGTAGCGCAGCACGGGCTTTGCCTGGACCGGCATCTCCACGCCGTAATGCGGCAGGCGCCACAGGATCGGGCCGATGCTGCATTCGATCAGACCGAACTCGTCGCTCATGAAATAAGGCTTCTTGAGCAGCATCGGCGCCAGCATGGTCAGGTCGTCGCGCAGTGTCTTGCGCGCCTTTTCCGCCCTGTCGCGGTCGCTGCCGGTGAGGTCGGCGATCATGCTGTACCAGTCAACGTCGATGCGGTGCAGCATCATGCGCGTGCGCGCGCGCGACACCGGATCCACCGGCATCAGGGGCGGGTGCGGAAAACGCTCGTCGAGATACTCCATTATGATAAGCGAGTCGTACAGCACGAGGTCACGGTCCACCAGCGTTGGAACCGTGTTGTACGCATTGATGTCGATCAGATCTTCCGGCGGATTGTTGATATCAACATCGACGACGTCGGCGGAAATACCTTTTTCGGAGAGAACGATGCGGACGCGGTGACTGAGCGGGCAGTCCGCCCGCGAATAGAGGGTCATCACGGGTCTGCGCGCGGCTGATATCGCCATTAAGATAGATCTCCCCAATATGATTTACGCGGTAGAACCGACCGGCCAAATATAGCACAGACGCCGGAGGGCCGTCACAAAACCGACGGCCGTACGCAGAGTACCGCCGGACGACCGCAGCGCCTCTGCGTGCCTAAAAGCCGCGCGCCGCGCGTATGCATTCATAAGCCTTGCGGATTTCATGCGTCTTCTCGCTCGCCAGCTTCATCATCTCTTCCGGCAGCCCTTTCGCCACCAGCTTGTCCGGATGATGCTGATTCAACAGGCGCCGATAGGCGCGCTTGACCTCGTCGTCACCCGCCTCAGGCGACACATCGAGAATCGCGTAGGCGCGGGCAAGCTCGTTTCCGCGGTCGCCATTCCCGCGCATGCGGCGCCCGTGAGCACCGCGCACTATCGCGTCCAGGTGGTCGAATTGCGCGGGCGAGATGCCCAGCCGGGAGCAGATATGCAGCAGGATACCCCTCTCCGCCGGGTGCAGCACGCCGTCCACATAGGCCGCCTGCAGCAGGATCTCGATGAACATCTGCAGCAGCATGCGACTGCGATGGCATTCCCGCTTGAACTGGTCGAGCACCGCATCGAGATCGAAGCCAGGCTCCTTGCCCCGGCGGAAGAGGCTTTTCGCCAGCTCGCGTACTTCCGCCCCGAGCTGCATCTGCGCCATGACCGCCTCGGCAAGACGGATCTCATCGTGCGTGACGCGGCCGTCCGCCTTGGCAAGGTGGCCCAGCACGGAAAACGTCGCGGTGAAAAACGCGGTCTGGGTGCGTTCGCGCCCGCCCGTGGACCCGCGGCGGCGGGCGTCGACTGTGTGGCCCAGGGCCGCGCCGATCAGCGCGCCCAGGGGTCCCCCGAGCGCAAAACCGACGCCGCCCCCGAGAAGCTTGCCCCACCAGCTCATCGCTCCTCCCGCCGGACCGCGAGACGGCCCGATCGACCCTTGGTTCCACCGGAGAACATTGCCTCCCCCCTCATCCTGTGCGCGGCGCGGCCGCCATGCCCTGCCCGGGCAGGCGCCACAGCGTAGCGGCCTCCTGCAGTACGAACGACTTGAACGCCTGCGCCACGGGAGAGAGGCGTTTCCCCACGCGGTGGACGATGTACCACTGGCGCATGATCGGGAAACCCTCCACATCGAGCAGGGCCAGACGCCCGGTGTCAAGCTCCAGTTCCAGAGTATGGATGGACACTATGCCCAGGCCCAGCCCCGCCTGCACCGCCTGCTGTACCGCCTCGTTGCTGCGCATTTCCATTCCGGTCCGTAGCCGCACCCCTCTTTCTGCGAAGAAACGCTCCATGGCGATGCGTGTCCCCGAGGCGGGCTCGCGCACGACAAAGGTCTCGCCCTGGAGATCGACCAGCGGAATGCTCCGGCGGCCGATGAACGAATGATCAGGCGCGGCGATTATGACCAGGGGATTGTCCATGAACGGCTCGGCGACCAGACCCAGCTCCTCCGGCGGCTTACCCATGATCACCAGATCCGTCTCGTTGTTTTCCAGATCATGCAGCAGCCCTTCGCGGTTGGTGACGTCGAGGCTCACCGTCAAGTGCTCCACCCGTCGGCTGAAGGTCGCGATGAGGCGAGTGGCGAAGTAATTCGCCGTGCTCGCCACGGCCAGATTGAGCCGCCCGCGCTGCATCCCTTTCATCTGCTCCAGCGCCGCATCGGTATCGCCAAGCTGCTGCTGGATCACGCGGCTGCATTGATACACCTCCTGCCCCGCCTCGGTGAGATGAATACCCCGGCCCAGCTGCTCGAACAACGGCAGGCCCATGTTCTCCTCCAATTGTTTGATTTGCATGGAGACCGCGGGCTGCGAAAGGTGGAGCTCCTCCGCGGCGCGGGTGTAGCTCAAGTGGCGCGCCACGGAGGCAAAGACCTTGAGTTGTCGAAGGGTCACATGCATAAGGAAAAAATATATAAGGTTTAACTTATACAATCAATTAATAATATTGATTTTACATTATGAATGGGCCTTTTATAATCCTCGCCATCCAGCCACGTTGAGGGGGCGCAAGCCGGCTGGAGGGGGTGCCAAGCACCCGTACCGCGAGAGCGCGGGCATGGAAGCATCCGGTCGCGCCAAGCCGCACAACATTATCAACCAGCTCTAGGAGATCAGGCCATGGCAGTGAAAACCTATAAAGCGGGAGTGAAGGATTACCGCGAAACCTACTGGATGCCGGAATACACCCCGGCCGCAACCGATATCCTCGCCTGTTTCAAGATCACCCCGCAGGCCGGCGTGCCGCGCGAAGAGGCCGCCGCGGCCGTCGCCGCCGAGAGTTCGACCGGCACCTGGACCACGGTGTGGACCGACCTCCTGACCGATCTCGACTATTACAAAGGCCGGGCCTATGCCATCGAGGACGTGCCGGGCGACGACGAGTCATTTTATGCCTTCATCGCCTACCCGATCGACCTGTTCGAAGAGGGTTCGGTCGTCAACGTATTTACCTCGCTGGTCGGCAACGTGTTCGGCTTCAAGGCCGTACGTCACCTGCGGCTGGAGGACGTACGCTTCCCGATCGCCTACGTCAAGACCTGCGGCGGCCCGCCCAACGGCATCCAGGTCGAGCGTGACATCATGAACAAGTACGGCCGTCCGCTGCTCGGCTGCACCATCAAGCCGAAGCTCGGCCTGTCGGCCAAGAACTACGGCCGCGCCGTGTACGAGTGTCTGCGCGGCGGTCTCGACTTCACCAAGGACGACGAGAACGTCAACTCCCAGCCCTTCATGCGCTGGCGCCAGCGCTTCGACTTCGTCATGGACGCCATTGACAAGTCCGAACGGGAAACCGGCGAACGCAAGGGGCATTACCTCAACGTAACCGCGCCGACCCCGGAAGAGATGTACAAGCGCGCGGAATACGCCAAGGAAATCGGCGCGCCGATCATCATGCACGACTACATCACCGGCGGCTTCTGCGCCAACACGGGCCTGGCCAACTGGTGCCGCGACAACGGCATGCTGCTGCACATCCACCGCGCCATGCACGCCGTGCTCGACCGCCACCCCAAGCACGGTATCCACTTCCGCGTGCTGGCCAAGATCCTGCGCCTGTCCGGCGGCGACCACCTGCACACCGGCACCGTCGTCGGCAAGCTGGAAGGCGACCGCGCCGCGACCCTGGGCTGGATCGACCTGCTGCGCGACCGCTACATCAAGGAAGACCGCTCACGCGGCATCTTCTTCGATCAGGACTGGGGCTCCATGCCCGGCGTCTTCGCCGTGGCCTCGGGCGGCATCCATGTCTGGCACATGCCGGCGCTGGTCACCATCTTCGGCAATGACTCGGTGCTCCAGTTCGGCGGCGGCACGCTCGGCCATCCGTGGGGCAACGCCGCGGGTGCGGCGGCCAACCGCGTGGCGCTCGAGGCCTGCGTCGAGGCCCGCAATCAGGGCCGCGCCCTCGAGAAGGAAGGCAAGGAGATCCTCACCACGGCCGCCAAGAGCAGTCCCGAGCTGAAGATGGCGCTGGAGACCTGGAAAGAGATCAAGTTCGAATTCGACACCGTGGACAAGCTGGACGTGGCGCACAAGTAAGACATGTAAGGAGTGAGGGGTGAGGAGTTAGGCGTTAAACCTATCCGCCTCACACCTCGCGCCTAACACCTCACCTATTCAACATTAAGGAGCATGCAATGAGCGAAATGCAGGATTACAAATCGAGTCTGACCGACTTCACGAGCCGCAAATTCGAGACCTTCTCCTACCTGCCCGAGATGAGCAAGGAGAATATCCGCAAGCAGGTGGAGTACATCGTGAAGCAGGGCTGGAACCCGGCCATCGAGCACAGCGAGCCGGAGAACGCCTTCGATCACTACTGGTACATGTGGAAGCTGCCGATGTTCGGCGAGACCAATGTCGACAGGATCCTGGCCGAAGCCGATGCCTGCCACAAAACCCACCCCATGAACCACGTGCGCCTGGTCGGGTATGACAACGCAGCCCAGTCGCAGGGCACATCGATGGTGATTTACCGCGGGCCGATGAACTGATCCCGCCGCAGGTTATGCTGTAGCCAGCACCCCCTGCCCGGGATCGCCGCGCAGGGGGTTTTTTTTGCCGGATTTTATCGGCAATGCTGAGCACGACGGACAGGTGCTGCCCGCGCATCCATCCTTGACCTTACCTCTTAGTCCTTGACTGGAGCGAGACATGATGAGTAAAGCCGACAACGCACAATATCAGATCAAGAAGGAACCGTATTACCTCCCGGTCCACGACGAGGTCGGGCTGTTTGAGGCGGCCTATGCCGCCCGCATGCCGATCATGCTCAAGGGACCGACCGGCTGCGGCAAGACGCGCTTCGTCGAGTACATGGCCTGGAGGCTGGGACGCCCCCTCATCACGGTGGCATGCAACGAGGACATGACGGCCTCCGACCTGGTCGGGCGCTTCCTGCTCGATGTGAACGGCACGCGCTGGCAGGACGGGCCGCTCACCACGGCGGCACGCATCGGCGCGATCTGCTATCTCGACGAAGTGGTCGAGGCGCGCCAGGACACCACCGTGGTGATCCATCCGCTGACCGACCACCGCCGCACGCTGCCGCTCGACAAGAAGGGCGAACTGGTGGAGGCGCACCCGGACTTCCAGCTGGTCATCTCCTACAACCCCGGCTACCAGAGCCTGATGAAGGACCTGAAGCAGTCGACCAAGCAGCGCTTCGGCGCGCTCGACTTCAACTATCCCGCCGCCGAGATCGAGACCCGCATCGTGCAGCACGAAACAGGCATCGACGAAGCGGCGGCAGGCAGGCTGGTGCAGATCGCCCAGCGCGCGCGCAATCTCAAGGGCCATGGCCTCGACGAGGGCATCTCGACCCGCCTGCTGGTCTACGCCGGCCAGCTCATCACCAAGGGGATCGACCCGGTGGCCGCGTGCCGCATGGCGCTTGTGCGGCCGCTCACCGACGACCCCGACATGCGCGACACGCTCGACGCGGCGGTGCACACCTTCTTCGGCTGAACGCACGCCCGCTCAACCGGTGGTGAGCTGACATGAGCCTCAATCTCGACGAATATCGCGCGAACCTCGCCCAGTCGGCGCCCGA
Above is a genomic segment from Gammaproteobacteria bacterium containing:
- a CDS encoding ClpXP protease specificity-enhancing factor, producing MTSSRPYILRAIHQWIVDNGMTPHLLVNSGFPGTRVPEQYIENGKIILNISARAVSDYHQDNDWVMFQARFGGRSQEIVIPVAAVLAIYAKENGKGMVFGQDDNGGGDAPPPQPPAGTPKPGKPRLQVVK
- a CDS encoding glutathione S-transferase N-terminal domain-containing protein; this translates as MAISAARRPVMTLYSRADCPLSHRVRIVLSEKGISADVVDVDINNPPEDLIDINAYNTVPTLVDRDLVLYDSLIIMEYLDERFPHPPLMPVDPVSRARTRMMLHRIDVDWYSMIADLTGSDRDRAEKARKTLRDDLTMLAPMLLKKPYFMSDEFGLIECSIGPILWRLPHYGVEMPVQAKPVLRYAERIFKRDSFMASLTEVEQEFVK
- the djlA gene encoding co-chaperone DjlA → MSWWGKLLGGGVGFALGGPLGALIGAALGHTVDARRRGSTGGRERTQTAFFTATFSVLGHLAKADGRVTHDEIRLAEAVMAQMQLGAEVRELAKSLFRRGKEPGFDLDAVLDQFKRECHRSRMLLQMFIEILLQAAYVDGVLHPAERGILLHICSRLGISPAQFDHLDAIVRGAHGRRMRGNGDRGNELARAYAILDVSPEAGDDEVKRAYRRLLNQHHPDKLVAKGLPEEMMKLASEKTHEIRKAYECIRAARGF
- a CDS encoding LysR family transcriptional regulator translates to MHVTLRQLKVFASVARHLSYTRAAEELHLSQPAVSMQIKQLEENMGLPLFEQLGRGIHLTEAGQEVYQCSRVIQQQLGDTDAALEQMKGMQRGRLNLAVASTANYFATRLIATFSRRVEHLTVSLDVTNREGLLHDLENNETDLVIMGKPPEELGLVAEPFMDNPLVIIAAPDHSFIGRRSIPLVDLQGETFVVREPASGTRIAMERFFAERGVRLRTGMEMRSNEAVQQAVQAGLGLGIVSIHTLELELDTGRLALLDVEGFPIMRQWYIVHRVGKRLSPVAQAFKSFVLQEAATLWRLPGQGMAAAPRTG
- a CDS encoding form I ribulose bisphosphate carboxylase large subunit; translated protein: MAVKTYKAGVKDYRETYWMPEYTPAATDILACFKITPQAGVPREEAAAAVAAESSTGTWTTVWTDLLTDLDYYKGRAYAIEDVPGDDESFYAFIAYPIDLFEEGSVVNVFTSLVGNVFGFKAVRHLRLEDVRFPIAYVKTCGGPPNGIQVERDIMNKYGRPLLGCTIKPKLGLSAKNYGRAVYECLRGGLDFTKDDENVNSQPFMRWRQRFDFVMDAIDKSERETGERKGHYLNVTAPTPEEMYKRAEYAKEIGAPIIMHDYITGGFCANTGLANWCRDNGMLLHIHRAMHAVLDRHPKHGIHFRVLAKILRLSGGDHLHTGTVVGKLEGDRAATLGWIDLLRDRYIKEDRSRGIFFDQDWGSMPGVFAVASGGIHVWHMPALVTIFGNDSVLQFGGGTLGHPWGNAAGAAANRVALEACVEARNQGRALEKEGKEILTTAAKSSPELKMALETWKEIKFEFDTVDKLDVAHK
- a CDS encoding ribulose bisphosphate carboxylase small subunit, which translates into the protein MSEMQDYKSSLTDFTSRKFETFSYLPEMSKENIRKQVEYIVKQGWNPAIEHSEPENAFDHYWYMWKLPMFGETNVDRILAEADACHKTHPMNHVRLVGYDNAAQSQGTSMVIYRGPMN
- a CDS encoding CbbQ/NirQ/NorQ/GpvN family protein, producing the protein MSKADNAQYQIKKEPYYLPVHDEVGLFEAAYAARMPIMLKGPTGCGKTRFVEYMAWRLGRPLITVACNEDMTASDLVGRFLLDVNGTRWQDGPLTTAARIGAICYLDEVVEARQDTTVVIHPLTDHRRTLPLDKKGELVEAHPDFQLVISYNPGYQSLMKDLKQSTKQRFGALDFNYPAAEIETRIVQHETGIDEAAAGRLVQIAQRARNLKGHGLDEGISTRLLVYAGQLITKGIDPVAACRMALVRPLTDDPDMRDTLDAAVHTFFG